TCAAAAAACATTAGCAAgataatatacagtaagaaCTGAATAAGAAACCTTGTTGAATATGGCCATTCTgtatttttacatatacatgtatattaattgtaatattatattcattGGCTGTAGCTATGTACAATATCATACTCCATCAATCAATTCAATTCTGATATTAGTtcagaaatatttgaaatatcaCACTTGCATTTTAGCAGGTATTAtggaaaaatgcaaaataatgagCTTGCTGATATGCATATGTAATCATTTCACCTTGACGTCTAGGTATTGTGGGAGTTAAAAAGATTATATAAAAGCTTAGAGATCTAGGTGCTTTGGGAGGGATGAGAATGAGTTTCTTGCACACATGGCTTCTATTCACTCAGGTGAGAGCAGCTGATCCTCCCTGCAGCATCCAAGGACTGCCCAATCCTCCTCAACTCAGTAAAGATGGGGATATACTGATTGGTGGAATCTTCAACTTTCACAGCAAATGGGAGCAGCCAGCACGAACATTTACTTCAGGGCCCAAGAAAGGAGAATGCATTCGTTCAAGGTTAGAGAGTAGTATAGTAGGATAGGGCATAAGgataatatcaataaaaattaGGTTTTATCAAATGTATATTCCAAAATAATTCTCGTTGTTCATTTTGCAAAACTTATTCTGAATTACATTGTGATTTATGTTGTTTTCTAAAGTTTGGCCCTGAAATCATATCAAAGTGCGCAAGCTATGATATTTACAATTGAAGAAATCAACAACAGAAGTGATATTCTTCCTGGCATCAATTTGGGTTATAAAATCTATGATACATGTGGAACATCTGAATTGGCCACAAGAGCTGCCTTGTCTTTAATCAATGGTCATGGAGAAAATACAACTTCAGTGCACTGCTCCAAACCTGACACTGTTCAAGCAATTATAGGACATTCTGCATCTACCCCGACTATTGCCATCTCTACTGCAGTAGGACCTTTGCAAATTCCTTTGGTAAATCTTAATttgaaattataaaaatgatttaaactgaAATTGCACTTGCATTGCATGTTATGTAGGCAATTTGTATTAATTTtcattaaatgaaaagaaaacatacaaagTGGTATTATctacagtttatatttaaaccaaatatatttattacaggTTAGTCACATTGCATCATGTGCATGTCTaagtgacaaaaaaacacacccatCATTTTTCAGAACAATTCCCAGTGATTACTACCAGAGCAGAGCTTTGGCAAAGCTTGTCAAACATTTTGGATGGACCTGGGTGGGGGCCGTGTGCAGTGATAATGACTATGGGAATAATGGCATAAGTGCATTTATCAGCGCTGCCAAAGAAGAGGGAATCTGTATTGAATATTCCAAAGCATTTATTAAGACAGACTCCAGAGGAAAACTTCTCAACATGGTTGAAATGATCAAGGCTTCAACCTCCAAAGTGATTGTAGCATTTGTTGCATACTCTGACTTTGCTTTTCTTCTGAGGGAAATGGTCTTGCAGAACATGACTGGGTTTCAGTGGATTGGAAGTGAGTCCTGGATCACTGATGTAAACACTGCCAATGCTGAATGGCAGCATATTCTGAAGGGGTCTGTGGGTTTTTCCATCCCAAATGTTAAAATCAATGGCCTAGGGTCATTTTTGACTAAGCTTAAACCATATTATGATGAAGGTATTTACAAGGAGGTTTGGGAGACCATATTTCAATGTAAATTTGTAACACAAGAAAACACTGAGATGAAACAACTGTGCAACAGCAATGAAATCCTTGCTCAAGTTCAAAACAGTAGTACAGATGTTACAGACTTACGAATTCCAAATAACGTTTATAAGGCTGTGTATGCTGTGGCTTATGCTCTACATAACAGTTATGGCTGTACAGAGAGGGACAATGGACAAGAAGGTGCTATTGCATGTACAAAATTAGCAGATTACAAGCAACCCTGGAAGGTAAGTGCAATAAATAAGACCCCAGAAAAATGTGCTTAACTCATGTGCTTAACTAAAAAGTATGCAACACTTCCTTTAGATACTGAATGAGTTGAAGAAAATTCGTTTCACGACTACAACAGGAGAAGATGTATTCTTTGATGAGAATGGAGACCCAGCAGCACGTTATGATGTGATGAACTGGCAGCAAGGTAACGATGGTAAAACAGTATTTGTTAAAGTCGGCTTCTATGATGCCTCTCTGCAAACACACCTTCAGCTGTCAATTAACAACAACAGTATAGTCTGGGCCCACAACAAAGCAgaggtaaataaaaatatatatgccaTTATAAAATGTTCATATAAATGTTgtaagcattttattattacatataagaaataatgtttttcaggaaataataaatatatgcacTTTGTAATGTTTTGCAGGTGCCAGTCTCTGTGTGTAGTCCAAGTTGTCCCCCAGGTACCAGGAAGGCTGTACAGAAAGGAAAGCCAATCTGCTGTTTTGACTGTATTCCATGTGCAGAGGGAGAAATCAGTAATATAACAGGTATAATGTATAGTATATTTGATTAATAAAGCACAAATTAACAGAAAGGTAAAATGCAGTATTCATGGAAAATTGATATTCATCTTCTCTTCTTCAGATGCTATATCTTGCATCAAGTGTCCACCTGAACTGTGGTCGAATGAGAAGAGAGATAACTGTGTCTTAAAGCTCGTGGAATTCCTGTCATTTGAGGAGATAATGGGAATCATTCTTGTATCATTTTCTTTGTTAGGAGTTTTGTTCACTATCTGTATTGCTGTAACTTTCTTTAAACACAAGGACACACCAATTGTTAGAGCAAATAATTCTGAACTGAGCTTCTTACTGCTCTTTTCTCTGactctgtgttttctctgttcaCTTACTTTCATTGGTCAGCCCTCTGAGTGGTCCTGTATGCTGCGTCACACAGCGTTTGGGATCACCTTTGTCCTCTGTATCTCCTGTGTTCTGGGGAAAACTGTAGTGGTGTTAATGGCCTTCAGGGCTACACTTCCAGGAAGTAATGTCATGAAATGGTTTGGGCCTCCACAGCAGAGACTCAGTGTACTCGCCTTCACTCTTGTACAGGTCATTATTTGTGTACTTTGGTTAACAATATCTCCTCCTTTCCCctacaaaaatatgaaatactaCAAGGAAAAGGTTATATTAGAATGTCATGTAGGCTCAGATATAGGTTTCTGGGCTGTACTGGGTTATATAGGACTTTTAGCTCTTTTATGTTTTATCTTGGCTTTTCTGGCCCGGAAGTTGCCTGACAATTTCAATGAAGCCAAATTCATCACATTCAGCATACTTatattctgtgcagtttggatCACATTTATTCCTGCTTATTTCAGCTCTCCTGGAAAATTCACTGTAGCTGTAGAGATATTTGCCATTTTAGCATCAAGCTTTGGTTTATTATTCTGCATATTTGTTCCAAAGTGTTATATAATCGTACTGAAACCAGAAAAGAATACAAAGAAGGAAATGATGGGTAAAGCATCTGCGAAATGAATTTAGCTGTCCAGATCTTCACCAATACAAATATCTGATCAAATTAAGTAACATCTGTAAggaatatatactaatataaatgaaagctttaaaaatagtTTAGTCTAAAGATGTATAACTTCAGTAACTGTGGTACATAaactggaatattttaaattaacttTAAATACTGAACCATTTATATCTAGTTAGCAGTTAGTGCCAGAAGTATGGTGACAATCAATGCATGTTTTGACATATTTTGTGGCTGTTTTCCTTCAAAAATATTATctgagaaaataataatttttttttaataatttgcaCAATAGAATATATCTTAAGaaacactctacacacattTCTCAGTTCAATATCAAATGCTTTTAATCAATAAATGTATCTAAGCAGTATAAGTATAAGGGACTGTTTTTCTATGCTTGTGGTGTAACACTAAGGTATGTAAAATTGGGAAAATGCAATTTATCTGTAACAAATTGAGCAAGTTAACTCTGTCAAATAATATTCCCCCAaatcagatttttcttttagcATTAAATTGCAGCAATATCCTGTAATAAATTAGCACAAATTCAAATTATTACTCCTTAGTTCATTTATCTTTTTACACGTCTTCCAAACAATTCCCAGACTATACTATGAGCACCTGTTCAGCAGgttaagcacttttgtaagaTTTGGTTAATATGGTTAACAAATAAATAGCATTGACACGTAATATTTCAGTGCAGAGGGAAGGACATCGGCATGACTTTTTCATTATACATTTCAAGCAAAAACAGTGGATGCTCCTAAGCACTTCAAATGTGAAGGTCATAATAATACCTTTGTACTGATTGCCTGTGTCTCACACAAAAGAGAGTCACAGGACTGCAGGGACAATGTGACTTTTCCTTTTCCCAGTGGTTTTCAGTGTAGGCACTTTATGCTCAGGCCCTTCCATGGCATGGATTAGGACATTTATCATGACAGAATTACCATAAACATAGATACTTTTTACTTTATCTATGTTTTAAAATTTGTTATCGTATCATGCTAATTGTCCTAATGGAGCATGTCCTACTCTGTCCATCAATTCAATACAACACCGAGTCCAGAAATTTCTGGAATATCAAAGGAATTATGCAAAATGCAAATTAATGAGCCTGCAGATTTGCATAAGTAATCACTACACCTTGATGTCTAGGTATTGTGGGATGTAAAATGGATTATATAAAAGCTTAAAGTTCTAGGTGGTTTGGGAGGGACGAGAATGAGTTTCTTGCACACATGGCTTCTATTCACTCAGGTGAGAGCAGCTGATCCTCCCTGCAGCATCCAAGGACTGCCCAATCCTCCTCAACTCAGTAAAGATGGGGTTATACTGATTGGGGGGATTTTTTCCTTCCACAACAAATGGGAGCAGCCAGCACAAACATTTACCACAGGGCCTAAGAAAGGAGAATGCATAAGGTGAGTGGGCATAAGGACAATTTCAAAATGAATGAGGTTATGTTAAAAGcatattctttaattatttgcattatacattttac
Above is a window of Tachysurus vachellii isolate PV-2020 chromosome 9, HZAU_Pvac_v1, whole genome shotgun sequence DNA encoding:
- the LOC132851465 gene encoding extracellular calcium-sensing receptor-like, which gives rise to MIFTIEEINNRSDILPGINLGYKIYDTCGTSELATRAALSLINGHGENTTSVHCSKPDTVQAIIGHSASTPTIAISTAVGPLQIPLVSHIASCACLSDKKTHPSFFRTIPSDYYQSRALAKLVKHFGWTWVGAVCSDNDYGNNGISAFISAAKEEGICIEYSKAFIKTDSRGKLLNMVEMIKASTSKVIVAFVAYSDFAFLLREMVLQNMTGFQWIGSESWITDVNTANAEWQHILKGSVGFSIPNVKINGLGSFLTKLKPYYDEGIYKEVWETIFQCKFVTQENTEMKQLCNSNEILAQVQNSSTDVTDLRIPNNVYKAVYAVAYALHNSYGCTERDNGQEGAIACTKLADYKQPWKILNELKKIRFTTTTGEDVFFDENGDPAARYDVMNWQQGNDGKTVFVKVGFYDASLQTHLQLSINNNSIVWAHNKAEVPVSVCSPSCPPGTRKAVQKGKPICCFDCIPCAEGEISNITDAISCIKCPPELWSNEKRDNCVLKLVEFLSFEEIMGIILVSFSLLGVLFTICIAVTFFKHKDTPIVRANNSELSFLLLFSLTLCFLCSLTFIGQPSEWSCMLRHTAFGITFVLCISCVLGKTVVVLMAFRATLPGSNVMKWFGPPQQRLSVLAFTLVQVIICVLWLTISPPFPYKNMKYYKEKVILECHVGSDIGFWAVLGYIGLLALLCFILAFLARKLPDNFNEAKFITFSILIFCAVWITFIPAYFSSPGKFTVAVEIFAILASSFGLLFCIFVPKCYIIVLKPEKNTKKEMMGKASAK